In Hevea brasiliensis isolate MT/VB/25A 57/8 chromosome 13, ASM3005281v1, whole genome shotgun sequence, a single genomic region encodes these proteins:
- the LOC110669588 gene encoding zinc finger protein ZAT9 isoform X1, whose amino-acid sequence MEKNRICKICNRRFANGKAMGGHMRSHLVKLPLPPKPISSHQAEAPSSKSPSPSLSASSLNYPFSETPMQSYRSVNHQLSSISKPNFATLQDGESETESPKNATRRRSKRPRKSVEKVAESVVNVTELTEQVSSISDVAMCLLMLSRDKRTTKEVVGHYMEDEADDEYEDESFGTIRLGSKTKGKYWCDACKRSFRSYQALGGHKASHKKIKTHLKGEYEEEEGNRSGRVNDNNDGVVGIERRMFKCPFCDKIFESGQALGGHKKVHFSYLGNAKISIKSADNLLDLNLPAAEDDGEVSQDELSVVSNPKTQRN is encoded by the coding sequence ATGGAGAAGAACAGAATCTGCAAGATCTGTAACAGACGTTTTGCTAATGGCAAAGCCATGGGAGGACACATGAGATCTCACTTGGTCAAACTTCCTCTTCCTCCAAAACCCATCTCATCTCATCAAGCCGAGGCTCCATCTTCAAAATCACCATCCCCATCCTTATCAGCTTCATCTTTAAACTATCCTTTCAGTGAAACCCCCATGCAATCCTATCGATCCGTCAATCATCAGCTCTCTTCGATTTCAAAACCTAATTTTGCTACTCTTCAGGATGGTGAGAGTGAGACAGAGTCACCAAAGAACGCAACCCGGAGAAGATCTAAACGGCCGCGCAAATCAGTAGAGAAAGTGGCTGAATCAGTCGTGAACGTAACCGAGTTAACTGAACAGGTAAGTTCTATATCAGATGTAGCTATGTGTCTTTTAATGCTTTCAAGGGATAAACGTACCACAAAAGAAGTGGTGGGTCATTACATGGAAGATGAAGCCGATGATGAGTATGAGGATGAGTCATTTGGTACTATTCGGTTAGGATCTAAAACTAAAGGAAAGTATTGGTGTGACGCATGCAAGAGAAGTTTTCGATCTTATCAAGCCTTAGGAGGGCACAAGGCTAGTCACAAGAAGATCAAAACTCATCTCAAAGGTGAATATGAGGAAGAGGAAGGGAATAGGAGTGGGCGCGTTAATGACAACAATGATGGTGTTGTAGGCATTGAACGGAGAATGTTTAAATGCCCGTTTTGTGATAAAATATTCGAGTCTGGACAAGCACTAGGTGGGCACAAAAAAGTGCACTTTTCCTACCTAGGCAAtgctaaaatttcaattaaatctgCTGATAATTTGTTAGATTTGAATTTACCAGCAGCTGAAGATGATGGTGAAGTTAGTCAAGATGAGCTTTCAGTAGTCTCCAATCCAAAGACACAGAGAAATTGA
- the LOC110669588 gene encoding zinc finger protein ZAT9 isoform X2, whose protein sequence is MEKNRICKICNRRFANGKAMGGHMRSHLVKLPLPPKPISSHQAEAPSSKSPSPSLSASSLNYPFSETPMQSYRSVNHQLSSISKPNFATLQDGESETESPKNATRRRSKRPRKSVEKVAESVVNVTELTEQVSSISDVAMCLLMLSRDKRTTKEVVGHYMEDEADDEYEDESFGTIRLGSKTKGKYWCDACKRSFRSYQALGGHKASHKKIKTHLKGEYEEEEGNRSGRVNDNNDGVVGIERRMFKCPFCDKIFESGQALAAEDDGEVSQDELSVVSNPKTQRN, encoded by the exons ATGGAGAAGAACAGAATCTGCAAGATCTGTAACAGACGTTTTGCTAATGGCAAAGCCATGGGAGGACACATGAGATCTCACTTGGTCAAACTTCCTCTTCCTCCAAAACCCATCTCATCTCATCAAGCCGAGGCTCCATCTTCAAAATCACCATCCCCATCCTTATCAGCTTCATCTTTAAACTATCCTTTCAGTGAAACCCCCATGCAATCCTATCGATCCGTCAATCATCAGCTCTCTTCGATTTCAAAACCTAATTTTGCTACTCTTCAGGATGGTGAGAGTGAGACAGAGTCACCAAAGAACGCAACCCGGAGAAGATCTAAACGGCCGCGCAAATCAGTAGAGAAAGTGGCTGAATCAGTCGTGAACGTAACCGAGTTAACTGAACAGGTAAGTTCTATATCAGATGTAGCTATGTGTCTTTTAATGCTTTCAAGGGATAAACGTACCACAAAAGAAGTGGTGGGTCATTACATGGAAGATGAAGCCGATGATGAGTATGAGGATGAGTCATTTGGTACTATTCGGTTAGGATCTAAAACTAAAGGAAAGTATTGGTGTGACGCATGCAAGAGAAGTTTTCGATCTTATCAAGCCTTAGGAGGGCACAAGGCTAGTCACAAGAAGATCAAAACTCATCTCAAAGGTGAATATGAGGAAGAGGAAGGGAATAGGAGTGGGCGCGTTAATGACAACAATGATGGTGTTGTAGGCATTGAACGGAGAATGTTTAAATGCCCGTTTTGTGATAAAATATTCGAGTCTGGACAAGCACTAG CAGCTGAAGATGATGGTGAAGTTAGTCAAGATGAGCTTTCAGTAGTCTCCAATCCAAAGACACAGAGAAATTGA